A portion of the Deinococcus peraridilitoris DSM 19664 genome contains these proteins:
- a CDS encoding ERF family protein, with protein MKQSESIAQLAVALVTAQANMQVAIKDATNPAFRTKYADLGAVWDACRAALQDNALSVLQAPVACESGFAALETMLLHASGEFVSSTAQCRLVKDDPQGYGSAITYLRRYALSAMLGIVADDDDGNAASGQTVRAAPSTTPTEGKKLNATQQASLTKRLNDAFAGTPHEDTNHLQFATRTLKRNVKSFAEVTVDEAAILTETAKQLATPTARESETEGDRRAQA; from the coding sequence ATGAAGCAATCCGAATCCATCGCACAACTCGCCGTCGCGCTGGTCACTGCGCAAGCCAACATGCAGGTCGCCATCAAGGACGCGACCAACCCGGCCTTCCGAACCAAGTACGCCGACCTCGGCGCCGTCTGGGACGCGTGCCGAGCAGCACTGCAGGATAACGCGCTGTCGGTACTGCAGGCGCCCGTGGCGTGCGAGAGCGGCTTCGCTGCACTCGAGACCATGCTGCTGCACGCTTCGGGGGAGTTCGTCAGCAGCACCGCCCAATGCCGCCTGGTCAAGGACGACCCGCAAGGCTACGGCAGCGCCATCACCTACCTGCGCAGGTACGCCCTCAGCGCCATGCTCGGCATCGTCGCCGATGACGACGACGGCAACGCCGCCAGCGGACAGACGGTGCGGGCCGCACCCAGCACCACGCCCACCGAGGGCAAGAAGCTCAACGCCACCCAGCAGGCCAGCCTCACCAAACGCCTGAACGACGCATTCGCGGGCACCCCGCACGAAGACACCAACCACCTGCAGTTCGCCACCCGCACCCTCAAGCGCAACGTCAAATCGTTCGCGGAAGTGACGGTCGACGAAGCGGCCATCCTGACCGAGACCGCCAAGCAGCTCGCCACGCCCACCGCGCGTGAGAGCGAAACGGAGGGTGACCGACGTGCGCAAGCGTGA
- a CDS encoding helix-turn-helix domain-containing protein, whose translation MSGVQRDVRHERDAMTPELSIDALLEDVAERAARKAIAETAPATAQLTPDDDGVFTVQQLGEYLQIGKSAVYALVHSAEFLTIVKVTRVGNRTLIPRWHVRRWLDQGGHVTPEPMPETARLKLTAPAPKGVRQRHAR comes from the coding sequence ATGAGCGGCGTACAGCGGGACGTCCGACATGAACGTGACGCCATGACTCCGGAGCTCAGCATCGACGCCCTGCTGGAAGACGTTGCAGAACGAGCTGCCCGGAAAGCCATAGCTGAAACGGCACCTGCCACTGCTCAACTCACCCCGGACGACGATGGCGTCTTTACCGTCCAGCAGCTCGGCGAATACCTGCAGATCGGCAAAAGCGCCGTTTACGCGCTGGTGCATTCCGCTGAGTTCCTGACGATCGTCAAAGTCACCCGTGTAGGCAACCGCACCCTGATTCCCCGTTGGCATGTCCGCCGCTGGCTCGACCAGGGCGGACACGTCACACCCGAACCGATGCCCGAAACGGCACGACTCAAACTCACCGCTCCCGCCCCCAAGGGCGTCCGGCAGCGCCACGCGCGCTGA